CAGTCTCAGAATTTTGGTCTTCATGCACTTGGGACATTCAAAAACTCAACAACATTGCCCATGCACACATGATTCCTACCATTCTGCAAGTACCTATCTATCACATCCTTCAGGTACCTGATAAGGCTATTTGGAAACCAACAACTGTAGGCTATTTCACCTGTGCTTCTGCTTGGAATGTAGTAAGGAAGAAGGGTCCCACTCTGCTCACTAATAGAACGATATGGCACAAGAAAATACCTTTCAAATGGTCCTTCTGTTTATGGAGAGCTCTCAAAAATAAACTCCCCACAAATGACAAAGTTGAAGTTTTTGGACCTCCCACTGTCAACAGATGTGTATGCTGCATTACAGCCCAGGCAGAATCAGTTCACCACATTTTTAGCATAGGTCATTTTGCCAAAACTGTTTAAAAAATCTTCTCTGCTCCTACAGGCTTTCTATTTGAGGAAATGCCCTTACACACTCTTCTAGTGAAATGGTGGATGCAAAAGAGTAAAAATGAAGTCCAAAACCTGCTATTGGATACCCTTCCTATTACCATATGTTGGAACTTGTGGAAAACATGTGTGGAGCCAAATATGGAAGCAACCAATCTTCAATGGCCAGAGTAATTTGCTCCATTACTTCTGACATCAACCTGCTGCTCAAATCCTACTACCCAACCATTACTTGGCCTCTTAAATGGACTGTACTATACCATACTGCTGAAAACCTACAGTTTCACACCAAAATCACCCAGGTCACTTGGCAAAAACCAAAAACTGATTTTGTTAAACTATACAGTGATGGTAGTGCGTTGAACAATCCTGGTAAGATAGGTGCAGGGGCAATCATCAGAAATCACCAAGGTGACTTCATTCATGCAATTGCATCTCCTTTGGGTGAAGGCACCAACAACCTAGATGAAACTGAAACAGCCTACTTGGGCATCAACTGGTGTATCAATAATAGGTTCACCAAAATCcaatttgaagctgactcttccCTATTGATTCACTGGTTGACAAATGTTGCAACACTACCTTGGAACCTTAGCATGAATGTTCAGAAGCTCAGAATCCTTTGACAATAATGTGATGCCATCACTTATAGTCATGTCTTCAGGGAAGCCAACACTCTTGCTGACTCACTCTCCAAAATCAGCCATACTCTCCATACCATCATCCATTACACCAACCTAATATATCTCCCTGCTCATATTAGAGGTCAGATACACTTAGACAAAATAGGCACCCCTGCCTTTAGACACAAGCTGACTAAGAAACTCCAAGATCCATTAACAGAACCTTCCACCAACTCTCATGGATAAGGTTGACTTTATAATCTGTAGGGGAACTAACCTAATTGTCCAATCAATACCCAACACCATAATTTGGAGCCTCTTGGCAACTGCCAAATCTCAAATCCACCCTCACATTAGCACCAAACCAATCCATCTTCTAGTCACCACCTCCCAGCATAACACAGCTGACCCAATGGGCTTCCTCCAGTGTGCGGCATTAACAACTATGGTTCTCAATCTACTAAAGGTTGCCCATTGCATTGGTCCAGTGTTCACCTCCTCTCAATCACACCCCAAACACCACCTTGATCAACCACCGCCTACCATCAACCTAACCACCCCTCTATACATCTCCTCCTACCCACTACCACTCGATCACAACACAATATCACACATATCACCTTCTAAAATTCACACAAACATACAAATAAACTCCACCTCACCTCAGTCACCAAGCACCTATTACCAACATCAGCCAAATACCTCTCCATTCTATTCCACTCCAATTCACCCCAAATGCATCAGTGAACACAAGAACCTAAATAAAAAACCCATGGATCTCACAGAAACAACAGAACCAAGGATCTGAGCATTAAAGCTCAGTTTTCTCTAATACTGTTTTCCTTTTGCAGGTTTCATTTTCTTCAGGTTCAATCAATTGGTATATTTCCAGAGTTTGGTATTAGCATCCATGATACTGAGATTTGTGGAAAGATACTAATTGGTTGAAGTAAAATACCGCTGTATTGACTCCAACAGACAGATCTTTATAGAACACTCCACCACTTTGCAAGTTCTAAGCTTTCCTTGTTAGTCGAAGTAGGACAGTGTTCACTCTCCTCTGTCAGAAGCACCAGTCAATATCAAATCCACTTCCCAATTCCATGGGCCTTTTTGTCAACTGTCTTCAACCTGGCTTTCTTTGTCTTCAATGTCAAAGCAAGGTTAAAGATAGTACCCTCTACTATCACATATTTTTTGCCTCCTCTCATAAGGATTTTCTACATTTTACTAGCTGTAGAACTTGTTATATACGGAAGATAATCTTCCAATTCTCTTGTTTAGTAGATTTAGGATCTCTATTACCTTTTGTATAAGTTGACCTAGGCTTACTTCACTCTGATTTTGTATACCCAAGTGTCTATCAATGTTGGATAGACATTTGTTTCATCACTATAGGTATAACTTACCATAGCATTCAAGTTTCACTTGATTGTCATAGTTGGACGACTAAGTGTTCTTTCATCTTCGGAGGTCAGGTTTATGTCCCCCTCCACTGTTGTacttttattgttatatatatatatgaaaatcaGCCCTAGGCACAATGCCTAgtggagttttttttttttaaagtaaaaatattatgaaacatatatatgAATGCAAATAATAGATtttgatgattaaatcatcacaaaataatttaagagttaattaatacatattcaagtaattttaatgcaagaaaattaattttaaagctttaaaaattatgaaaaaaattatagaaaatacttgtataacttttgtaaattaagtaatgatgcaaaatgatattttggaagtatatatactatttaaaaTAATATGAGGACAAAATTAGGTATTAACAACACATACGGCTACTATAGAGATAGATGGGGTAGACATTTTAAAAATTAAGGAATAATCATTTAAAGAATGGAAAAATCCTTTAAAGTTAAGGGCAGCTGGTAGTTTATCATACCACTGTCGATATACTTGGCGAAGCCCATAAAGTGACTTCCTTAACTTGCAAACATGTGTAGTATAGGGAGGTATGAAATCAACTGGAAATTTCATGTACACCTCTTCATTTAAATTCCCATACAGAAATGCATTATTCGCATCCAATTGAAAAACACCCCAGTTTTTCTTAACCACTGCAGCTAGAATACATCTGATAGTAGTCATTTTCACCACTGGTGAAAATATTTCATTGAAGTCTATCCCTTCCTTTTGAATATCCCCTCTAACCACAAGTCTCACTTTTAGCCTTTCCACGCTCCCATCAGAGTTATTCTTCACTTTATGCACCCATTTACAGGGTAATGCCTTTCTACCATGGGGTAATTCCACGACCTACCAGGTATGATTGAGCTCAAGTGCTTCTATCTCTTTTGTCATAGCTTCCTGCCAACCTGGATGATGGGTTGCTTAGGTATAGCTAGTTGGTTCTTGGATATTGGTTAGGGAATTTAATAGGTGTTGGTTGGATATAGAGAGATCACTGAAAGGAAAGCTGGGAGGAGTGACAAGGGAAAGGAAACAGGAACTACTTACATCAGTCAATTGGATAGCATTGCAAATGTAGTCTTTAAGGTAAGGATAGCATTGCAAATGTAGTCTTTAAGGTAAAGAGGGAGATTATGTAGCCTTGATGATTTTCTAATAAGACTGTCTAAAATAGGTTCACTACCTAATAGTGAGGTAGTAGGAATGGGAGAATGATTGACAAGAGATGGAGATGGTGCAGAACTAGGAGGTGAAAGATTAGGAAAAAATGAGTCAAGTGTAGAACATTAGGCGAGTCTGAATGTTCAGGAGTATGGTAAGGTGAATCAGGGAAGAAACTAGGAGAACTAGACATTGGTGCAGTAGGTAAAAAAATATTAACCGATTCCTCGGACTTGATAGAGGAAAaagggaagaagaaaaataacattCCTAGAAATAAAAGGCTTTAGAGTATTAAGGTTGAGAACTTTGTACCAATTCTTTTCATGTGGATAACCCAAGAAAACACAAGGTATAACCCTTGGTTGGAACTTTGTTCTATGATTTGAGAGAGTGAAAATAAAGCATAAACATCCAAAACACCTCGGATTAGAGTAGTTAGGTTTGGATTGAAAAGTATCTCATAGGGTGTCTTGCAAGAAAGAGCCTTGGAGGTAAATCTAGTTATTAGGTATATCACAGTTAAAACACAGTCCCCCCAATAAGTAATACGCAAATGTGATTGGAAGATAAAGGATTTAGATGTCTCCAAAAGATGCTTGTGCTTCCTCTCCACAaccccattttgttgtggagaaGCCACACAAAGAGTCTGATGCACTGTTCCCTATGAAGAAAAGAAATTAGACTGCAAATTACCACTCCGCAATTCAAAAGCATTGTCTGTTCTTATTGTCCTAACCTTGGCATTGAACTATCTTTCCACCATAGCCAAAAAGGATTTAAAGACTGGAAATGCATTTGACTTTGTACTCGGTAGATAAGTCCATGTTCCCCTACTGTAGTTATAAATAATTGTGAGGAAGTATTTGTTACTATTATAAGTTGGGCTGCTATAGGGCCCCAATATGTCTGTGTGAATTAGCTCAAAAACTTTCTTTGTGGAAATAAAACTAGAGGGAAATGAGAGTTTAAACTGTCTATCCATAGGGCAAATAACACAAGGAACAGATAATTTTGAACAAGAAGAAATATGAATATTAGATATatttctcatattactcaaaggAATGTGGCCTAGTCTATAGTGTCACAACTTTTCTTTTACATAAGGATCTGAAGAACTGAAACAAGAATGTAAAACATGAACAAATTGTCTTTCACTGGATTTCTTTCTAGGTACAAAACTACTATTTGAATGAAATAAACTCTTGGAAATGGCCGTTGTTGGCCTTGATTGAAGAATGTAAATTCCACTTCTCTCCTAACCAATCTCCAGAGGGCTCTTCAGTGAAGGGCCTTGCAGAAAATAATAAGTAGAAGTAAAAATGAGTGAGTGACTAAGATGCTTACACAATTTGCGCACATATAGTAGATTGTACTTAAATGAAGGAATATACAACACATTTTGTAATACCAGATTAGAGAAAAGAGCCACTAATCCATAATGAGTAACTAATACCTTATGAGAATTAGGAAGACTGACTATTCTAGGCTTGATCAGAGGTTTGAGATTAGAAAAGAATTTCCTTTTATAAGACATATGTTCTGAAGCACCACTATCTAGTATCCATGAGTGACTGTTGATTTGAAAAAAATATGTAGGTGATTTAAAAATTTTGGGTATACCAGCACAATTGACATTAGCAGCACCATCAGAAGTATTGGGTCCCTATTGTCCCATCTTCAACTATTGAAGAAGCTGAAGTAGCTGAGCCACATTCTCCTGGGTGAGTGATTTTCCTTCTGAGATACCAATTTTCTGATCCCCTTCATCACTTGAGGTTAAAACATTGTTTGCTTGACTATTCTCTAAAAAACTTTTGGCTTTGTGAATTTGAAATCTGCAGGAAAGCCATAGATTCTATAGCACTTGTCAATGCTATGTCCTAGCTTCTTACAGTAGGCACAATTCCTTGCAAAGAGCATAACTGCCCAATAGAAAGTAAAGAAGACGACAATAGTATATTGCTCCTAACTTCTATGAAGGATTCATTCAATTCCATAAGGAATTGCAAAAGTCTTCCATCTTGATGAGCCTTGGTATTCTTTAACTTAGCCCCACAATCATATTcacacataagcagaaaaaagtaTTGAGTGCATCTAGCTCATTCCACAGTTCTTTCATCTTAGTGAAATAGGTTGAAACACTGGAGTTACTTTGCACCACAACATTTAATTCTTTTTGTAGTTAGAAAAGTTTGCTCCACTTGCCAGACCAAACctatcttccaagtcattccacATATCTTTAGCACTCTCTGAGTAAGACACTTTTTGCATTTTCTTTGGAAAGGAGTTGAGGAGCCAAGAGAGGACCAAGTCATTGCATCTGGACCAAGCTCTCTGAAGCCCAGATTCTACATCTGGCATAACTAGGGTTCCATCAATGAACCCTAACTTGTTCTTTGCATATAGAGCTATGACAACAACCCTTCTCCACCCACCATAACCTCTTCCATCAAACGATGAGGAAATCAGGTTCATTCCTGGATAATCTGAGGGATGGAGGTAGTAGGGATGAGCTGAGTCCATAAGACCAAAACCAGCAGAAGTAGCTGAAACAGAAGCTGTTGGAACAGGTGGATCGAGACGACGGAATTAGTGATTTGTGGATTGGTTCCCATTGCAAAGAGAGGAAGAAAAGATGGATTGGATTTGTAAAAAAATGTGGTTTGAAGGAGATCataattgctctgataccatgacaaAATAGAAAGGAAATGATTGAGAAAATTCTCTTTTTCTGTATGGAATCAATTCTGCACTGTACAGTTTGTGTATATATACAACAAGGATGGAATATATGAATAACAGCCTATGATACGTGTTCCTAGACTATTAGCTCACCTATAACAAACTAGAAGATAAATACAAAAATAGAATAATATTTACAACCTACTTTCTGAAACATCTTCTTTCCATAGTCTTCTAGTAGGCCCAAAACGAAATAAAACGGGTGGAGCCCAAAATGTTTACAAACCCAGATATTTTGTAGTGACCTTCCAAGATTTCAGACATAATAGTCAGTTTGGTCCAAATCTAACATAACCCCTTTTTCTTCTTTAGAACCTTCAAGATCGTTGGAAAAACTCCATTGTTAATATTTTCATCACCAACACAAATCTCATgtaacttataaggatgtttcAATGATTAGAACGATTCGAAATAACTTAATTTTACTTATACATAACAAATTAATTGAAATCAGGGACTTCAGAAATCTAAGTTTTAACTAGTTAAGCTTAGTATTCAagctttttgaaataaaaattactccattTGTTTCAGTTTAATACGATAATATTTCCTTATCAATATTTGGTTATAATTTAActttacaacaataacaacaaacccaCTGATCCTACAAGTAgagtctggagagggtagtgtgtacgtagatcTTACCCCTATCCTGGAGGGCAGAAAGACTGTTTTCGATAGATTCTCGACTAAAGACAAAATGAAAAGAATTATTGGCCACAAGTAGTAACAATGACAAGGTATCAggaaaactaaaataaaaatgaaagatTACAATCAAACAGTAAATAGTACCATCAATCTAGGAATAAAGAGATACCATGCTAACACCAGCGCTACTGATCTGAGAAAAAGAAAAGGCACGTGCGGCTGCCTACTAACCGTCCACCCTAATTATCTATCTCCACATCcccctatcaagggtcatgtcttcGGTAAGCTCCAGTTAtaccatgtcctgcctaatcacctgtCATgatcccaatttccctccgtaggacgtcgtgatggaacctaatctctaagactaggtaagcctattaattATGCGGAATAAGGGAATATAAAattgaaactcaaatctcaacatatgaaataaataaaaactgcgattcaaaatagttacaactcccaaaaccctgtagaaataagtcacaagctctaaagagaaatactaactctctctatacatcagagtctatgaaattaaggaaaataacataatacagatagagggggactccgaggtctgcggacactggcagatgtaccttgaagtctcacgTACGACTATCTCACTAGTACCCGGTCTggtaagaagcacctggatctgcatagaaatatgtacagaagtgtagtataagtacaccacaactgtacccagtaagtgccaagactaacctcggtagagtagtaacgatgtcaagtcagggccctactggaataaaaaggaaacaaggcagaagatataataacataatgaaatgactgagaatttgaaaatgagaaattacagaaagatAGCAACACagaaaatagaggtaaacaacaggggcgctcccgaggtaccgccttatagtcccaaaagtaaatacacaataggggagctctcgaggtaccgcctcgtagtcccaaaagtaaatacacagtaggggagctcccgaggtaccccctcgtagtcccaaaagtaaatatgcaacaggggagcTCCTGAGGTACTGCCTATGCCACGCCccgaaatcgaggagcgcgacatgcgctcaaccgagtaaacccagtctagcaagcctaatttatattaacctctcatcattactcatgcatggtttaccataacataataagatcttgactttcatattaaatacacttggctcaatggcccatattttctttctcgtggtggttacacagctctataaatagctgtaattactgtgaacataaatacatggcaaaactcaaatctttaattatatgacccacaatgtacatggagcttctatggcaatggatacctatatacataaaacgaactagacccaaacaccactagaactgtagcgggttCACCATAAGtcgagtagtgaagaagatccatatcaaagatccatatcatcttgtagaagtatacctacatccattaaaagatacagcgcccccgacaaaagggacatgagtacatgtggaatagtactcgtatgtaaggcagtcaaaacaacatatgaaaatacggtaactcaaataagaggcaaataaagtacatcaagaaactatgaaacatccaataaaatcacatttcaagtcttattatgcATGCATCATTCTAatcttcttttaggatcaactgcgccatatgaactatacgtggaatacataatataatataattgtaacaacatgtacaaacaatgccaacgaaagtggcaccttcctcccttattttacacatatatATTTCGTAGTCCGTCCTGaatgttcacatatcatattatacacttatgcgtctCATAAACTGTTCACACCattcacttacacaatacaaatacacctattcaagggcttggaaatacaacatgaatatgatgaatcatggtaacaatagaTGAGCTTAGATAGCCGTTAATGTCAAGAAAATTTATTAAGATCTTCCATTCAAATTTTATCgatattaagtcggg
This sequence is a window from Nicotiana tomentosiformis chromosome 5, ASM39032v3, whole genome shotgun sequence. Protein-coding genes within it:
- the LOC138893097 gene encoding uncharacterized protein, encoding MEDVCKSLELKQWWWFRAKDTLWRKFLTAKYCQRSHPISKKWASSQSQTWKKMMTNKKEAEIHIQWRLHSGNSSSWWDNWLGTSHLASYSLQGGRPGNITVSEFWSSCTWDIQKLNNIAHAHMIPTILQVPIYHILQVPDKAIWKPTTVGYFTCASAWNVVRKKGPTLLTNRTIWHKKIPFKWSFCLWRALKNKLPTNDKVEVFGPPTVNRCVCCITAQAESVHHIFSIGHFAKTV
- the LOC104119245 gene encoding uncharacterized protein, with translation MDSAHPYYLHPSDYPGMNLISSSFDGRGYGGWRRVVVIALYAKNKLGFIDGTLVMPDVESGLQRAWSRCNDLVLSWLLNSFPKKMQKVSYSESAKDMWNDLEDRFGLASGANFSNYKKN